A genomic window from Megalobrama amblycephala isolate DHTTF-2021 linkage group LG2, ASM1881202v1, whole genome shotgun sequence includes:
- the trim3b gene encoding tripartite motif-containing protein 3b isoform X1 has translation MSVTMAKFETGRTSPVVRQIDKQFLVCSICLDHYHNPKVLPCLHTFCERCLQNYIPAQSLTLSCPVCRQTSILPEKGVAALQNNFFITNLMEVLQRDPECSRPEACSVLESVSAAAAGKPLSCPNHEGKVMEFYCESCETAMCLDCTEGEHREHVTVPLRDVLEQHKAVLKNQLDAIRNRLPQLTAAIELVNEISKQLIERKNEAVNEINMTFEELEKALHQRKAALITDLENICSTKQKVLQAQLSSLLQGKEHIQSSCSFTEQALNHGSATEVLLVQKQMSERVSALACHDFPERPHENAHLDCQIETEGLRRSIQNLGVLLTTGAVGHTSVATGEGLRHALVGQHVTVTVTTKDKDSELVRTGNAVLRAEITGQDGVRAAEVEVVDNKNGTYEVGYTLKSEGEYSFSLTLYGQPVRGSPFRLRAIKPSDVPQSPDDVKRRVKSPSGTGGHIRQKAVRRPSSMYSTTKKKENPIEDELIYRVGSRGREKGEFTNLQGISASTNGRVIVADSNNQCIQVFTNDGQFKARFGVRGRSPGQLQRPTGVAVDTNGDIIVADYDNRWISIFSPDGKFKNKIGAGRLMGPKGVAVDRNGHIIAVDNKACCVFIFQSNGKLVTKFGARGTSDRQFAEKSGAKFALEQKFSKSGPVFSPHFVAVNNKNEIVVTDFHNHSVKVYSADGEFLFKFGSHGEGNGQFNAPTGVAVDVNGNIIVADWGNSRIQVFDSAGSFLSYINTTADPLYGPQGLALTSDGHVVVADSGNHCFKVYRYLQ, from the exons ATGTCTGTCACCATGGCGAAGTTTGAGACCGGCCGCACAAGCCCAGTGGTCCGCCAGATAGACAAGCAGTTCCTGGTGTGTAGTATCTGTCTGGACCACTACCACAACCCCAAAGTCCTGCCCTGCCTGCACACCTTCTGCGAAAG GTGCCTACAGAACTACATTCCTGCTCAGTCTTTGACACTGTCCTGCCCGGTGTGCAGACAGACCTCCATTTTGCCTGAGAAAGGTGTGGCGGCACTACAGAACAACTTCTTCATCACAAACCTCATGGAGGTGCTGCAGAGAGACCCAGAATGCTCTCGGCCGGAGGCCTGCAGCGTGTTGGAGTCTGTCAGCGCTGCAGCCGCTGGGAAACCGCTCTCCTGCCCCAATCACGAGGGCAAG GTGATGGAGTTTTACTGCGAGTCGTGTGAGACGGCCATGTGCCTGGACTGCACAGAGGGGGAACACCGAGAGCATGTGACCGTTCCACTGCGGGATGTTCTAGAACAGCACAAAGCAGTGCTAAAGAACCAGCTAGATGCTATACGCAACAG GCTGCCCCAACTAACAGCGGCCATTGAGCTGGTGAATGAAATCTCTAAACAGCTGATAGAGAGGAAGAACGAAGCAGTCAATGAGATCAACATGACATTTGAGGAGCTCGAGAAGGCACTGCATCAACGCAAGGCTGCGCTCATCACCGACCTGGAGAACATTTGTAGCACCAAGCAGAAG GTGCTTCAGGCACAGTTATCCTCCCTTCTGCAGGGAAAAGAGCACATCCAGAGCAGCTGCAGTTTTACTGAGCAGGCCCTGAACCACGGCAGCGCCACTGAAGTCCTGCTGGTCCAAAAGCAGATGAGCGAGCGGGTGAGCGCACTCGCCTGCCACGACTTTCCTGAACGGCCACACGAAAACGCCCACTTGGACTGCCAGATAGAGACGGAGGGCTTGCGACGCTCCATCCAGAACCTGGGCGTGCTGCTGACGACGGGTGCCGTGGGACACACGAGTGTGGCAACGGGAGAAGGGCTCAGACATGCCCTGGTCGGTCAGCATGTGACCGTAACAGTTACCACTAAGGATAAGGACAGCGAGCTTGTGCGGACCGGTAATGCGGTCCTCCGAGCAGAGATAACAGGGCAGGACGGAGTGCGGGCGGCAGAGGTGGAGGTTGTGGACAATAAAAACGGAACGTATGAGGTAGGGTACACACTTAAGAGCGAAGGGGAGTACTCCTTCTCTTTGACGCTGTATGGACAGCCCGTGCGGGGCAGCCCGTTCAGACTGCGGGCGATAAAGCCGTCGGATGTACCCCAGTCTCCCGACGATGTGAAAAGGAGGGTTAAATCTCCTAGTGGAACAGGAGGACACATCAGGCAGAAAGCCGTACGGAGACCCTCCAGCATGTACAGCACCACCAAAAAGAAGGAAAACCCCATAGAGGATGAGCTGATTTACAGAGTGG GCTCTCGGGGGAGGGAGAAGGGAGAGTTCACTAATCTACAGGGCATCTCTGCTTCCACTAATGGGAGGGTCATTGTAGCAGACAGCAACAACCAGTGTATACAG GTGTTTACTAATGATGGCCAGTTCAAAGCACGTTTTGGGGTCAGAGGTCGTTCCCCAGGACAACTGCAGAGGCCGACAGGAGTGGCAGTCGACACAAATGGAGACATTATAGTAGCTGATTATGATAACAGATGGATCAGCATCTTTTCCCCTGATGGGAAATTCAAG AATAAGATCGGTGCTGGCCGTCTGATGGGACCCAAAGGAGTGGCTGTAGACAGGAACGGTCATATCATTGCAGTGGATAATAAAGCCTGCTGTGTGTTCATTTTTCAATCTAATGGCAAACTAGTGACCAAGTTTGGAGCCAGAGGCACTTCAGACAGACAGTTCGCAG AAAAAAGTGGTGCAAAGTTTGCACTGGAGCAAaagtttagtaaatctggccctgtGTTCA GTCCGCACTTTGTTGCTGTCAACAACAAGAATGAAATTGTGGTGACAGATTTTCATAACCACTCCGTCAAG GTCTACAGTGCAGATGGGGAGTTTTTGTTCAAATTTGGGTCCCATGGAGAGGGAAACGGCCAGTTTAATGCCCCCACAGGGGTCGCTGTTGATGTTAACGGCAACATCATCGTAGCAGACTGGGGCAACAGCAGAATACAG gtgTTTGACAGCGCAGGCTCATTTCTCTCTTACATCAACACAACTGCAGACCCTCTGTATGGGCCGCAGGGTCTCGCTTTAACCTCCGACGGCCATGTCGTAGTGGCCGATTCTGGTAACCACTGCTTCAAAGTCTATCGGTACCTGCAGTAA
- the trim3b gene encoding tripartite motif-containing protein 3b isoform X2, whose protein sequence is MSVTMAKFETGRTSPVVRQIDKQFLVCSICLDHYHNPKVLPCLHTFCERCLQNYIPAQSLTLSCPVCRQTSILPEKGVAALQNNFFITNLMEVLQRDPECSRPEACSVLESVSAAAAGKPLSCPNHEGKVMEFYCESCETAMCLDCTEGEHREHVTVPLRDVLEQHKAVLKNQLDAIRNRLPQLTAAIELVNEISKQLIERKNEAVNEINMTFEELEKALHQRKAALITDLENICSTKQKVLQAQLSSLLQGKEHIQSSCSFTEQALNHGSATEVLLVQKQMSERVSALACHDFPERPHENAHLDCQIETEGLRRSIQNLGVLLTTGAVGHTSVATGEGLRHALVGQHVTVTVTTKDKDSELVRTGNAVLRAEITGQDGVRAAEVEVVDNKNGTYEVGYTLKSEGEYSFSLTLYGQPVRGSPFRLRAIKPSDVPQSPDDVKRRVKSPSGTGGHIRQKAVRRPSSMYSTTKKKENPIEDELIYRVGSRGREKGEFTNLQGISASTNGRVIVADSNNQCIQVFTNDGQFKARFGVRGRSPGQLQRPTGVAVDTNGDIIVADYDNRWISIFSPDGKFKNKIGAGRLMGPKGVAVDRNGHIIAVDNKACCVFIFQSNGKLVTKFGARGTSDRQFAGPHFVAVNNKNEIVVTDFHNHSVKVYSADGEFLFKFGSHGEGNGQFNAPTGVAVDVNGNIIVADWGNSRIQVFDSAGSFLSYINTTADPLYGPQGLALTSDGHVVVADSGNHCFKVYRYLQ, encoded by the exons ATGTCTGTCACCATGGCGAAGTTTGAGACCGGCCGCACAAGCCCAGTGGTCCGCCAGATAGACAAGCAGTTCCTGGTGTGTAGTATCTGTCTGGACCACTACCACAACCCCAAAGTCCTGCCCTGCCTGCACACCTTCTGCGAAAG GTGCCTACAGAACTACATTCCTGCTCAGTCTTTGACACTGTCCTGCCCGGTGTGCAGACAGACCTCCATTTTGCCTGAGAAAGGTGTGGCGGCACTACAGAACAACTTCTTCATCACAAACCTCATGGAGGTGCTGCAGAGAGACCCAGAATGCTCTCGGCCGGAGGCCTGCAGCGTGTTGGAGTCTGTCAGCGCTGCAGCCGCTGGGAAACCGCTCTCCTGCCCCAATCACGAGGGCAAG GTGATGGAGTTTTACTGCGAGTCGTGTGAGACGGCCATGTGCCTGGACTGCACAGAGGGGGAACACCGAGAGCATGTGACCGTTCCACTGCGGGATGTTCTAGAACAGCACAAAGCAGTGCTAAAGAACCAGCTAGATGCTATACGCAACAG GCTGCCCCAACTAACAGCGGCCATTGAGCTGGTGAATGAAATCTCTAAACAGCTGATAGAGAGGAAGAACGAAGCAGTCAATGAGATCAACATGACATTTGAGGAGCTCGAGAAGGCACTGCATCAACGCAAGGCTGCGCTCATCACCGACCTGGAGAACATTTGTAGCACCAAGCAGAAG GTGCTTCAGGCACAGTTATCCTCCCTTCTGCAGGGAAAAGAGCACATCCAGAGCAGCTGCAGTTTTACTGAGCAGGCCCTGAACCACGGCAGCGCCACTGAAGTCCTGCTGGTCCAAAAGCAGATGAGCGAGCGGGTGAGCGCACTCGCCTGCCACGACTTTCCTGAACGGCCACACGAAAACGCCCACTTGGACTGCCAGATAGAGACGGAGGGCTTGCGACGCTCCATCCAGAACCTGGGCGTGCTGCTGACGACGGGTGCCGTGGGACACACGAGTGTGGCAACGGGAGAAGGGCTCAGACATGCCCTGGTCGGTCAGCATGTGACCGTAACAGTTACCACTAAGGATAAGGACAGCGAGCTTGTGCGGACCGGTAATGCGGTCCTCCGAGCAGAGATAACAGGGCAGGACGGAGTGCGGGCGGCAGAGGTGGAGGTTGTGGACAATAAAAACGGAACGTATGAGGTAGGGTACACACTTAAGAGCGAAGGGGAGTACTCCTTCTCTTTGACGCTGTATGGACAGCCCGTGCGGGGCAGCCCGTTCAGACTGCGGGCGATAAAGCCGTCGGATGTACCCCAGTCTCCCGACGATGTGAAAAGGAGGGTTAAATCTCCTAGTGGAACAGGAGGACACATCAGGCAGAAAGCCGTACGGAGACCCTCCAGCATGTACAGCACCACCAAAAAGAAGGAAAACCCCATAGAGGATGAGCTGATTTACAGAGTGG GCTCTCGGGGGAGGGAGAAGGGAGAGTTCACTAATCTACAGGGCATCTCTGCTTCCACTAATGGGAGGGTCATTGTAGCAGACAGCAACAACCAGTGTATACAG GTGTTTACTAATGATGGCCAGTTCAAAGCACGTTTTGGGGTCAGAGGTCGTTCCCCAGGACAACTGCAGAGGCCGACAGGAGTGGCAGTCGACACAAATGGAGACATTATAGTAGCTGATTATGATAACAGATGGATCAGCATCTTTTCCCCTGATGGGAAATTCAAG AATAAGATCGGTGCTGGCCGTCTGATGGGACCCAAAGGAGTGGCTGTAGACAGGAACGGTCATATCATTGCAGTGGATAATAAAGCCTGCTGTGTGTTCATTTTTCAATCTAATGGCAAACTAGTGACCAAGTTTGGAGCCAGAGGCACTTCAGACAGACAGTTCGCAG GTCCGCACTTTGTTGCTGTCAACAACAAGAATGAAATTGTGGTGACAGATTTTCATAACCACTCCGTCAAG GTCTACAGTGCAGATGGGGAGTTTTTGTTCAAATTTGGGTCCCATGGAGAGGGAAACGGCCAGTTTAATGCCCCCACAGGGGTCGCTGTTGATGTTAACGGCAACATCATCGTAGCAGACTGGGGCAACAGCAGAATACAG gtgTTTGACAGCGCAGGCTCATTTCTCTCTTACATCAACACAACTGCAGACCCTCTGTATGGGCCGCAGGGTCTCGCTTTAACCTCCGACGGCCATGTCGTAGTGGCCGATTCTGGTAACCACTGCTTCAAAGTCTATCGGTACCTGCAGTAA
- the trim3b gene encoding tripartite motif-containing protein 3b isoform X3, translated as MEVLQRDPECSRPEACSVLESVSAAAAGKPLSCPNHEGKVMEFYCESCETAMCLDCTEGEHREHVTVPLRDVLEQHKAVLKNQLDAIRNRLPQLTAAIELVNEISKQLIERKNEAVNEINMTFEELEKALHQRKAALITDLENICSTKQKVLQAQLSSLLQGKEHIQSSCSFTEQALNHGSATEVLLVQKQMSERVSALACHDFPERPHENAHLDCQIETEGLRRSIQNLGVLLTTGAVGHTSVATGEGLRHALVGQHVTVTVTTKDKDSELVRTGNAVLRAEITGQDGVRAAEVEVVDNKNGTYEVGYTLKSEGEYSFSLTLYGQPVRGSPFRLRAIKPSDVPQSPDDVKRRVKSPSGTGGHIRQKAVRRPSSMYSTTKKKENPIEDELIYRVGSRGREKGEFTNLQGISASTNGRVIVADSNNQCIQVFTNDGQFKARFGVRGRSPGQLQRPTGVAVDTNGDIIVADYDNRWISIFSPDGKFKNKIGAGRLMGPKGVAVDRNGHIIAVDNKACCVFIFQSNGKLVTKFGARGTSDRQFAEKSGAKFALEQKFSKSGPVFSPHFVAVNNKNEIVVTDFHNHSVKVYSADGEFLFKFGSHGEGNGQFNAPTGVAVDVNGNIIVADWGNSRIQVFDSAGSFLSYINTTADPLYGPQGLALTSDGHVVVADSGNHCFKVYRYLQ; from the exons ATGGAGGTGCTGCAGAGAGACCCAGAATGCTCTCGGCCGGAGGCCTGCAGCGTGTTGGAGTCTGTCAGCGCTGCAGCCGCTGGGAAACCGCTCTCCTGCCCCAATCACGAGGGCAAG GTGATGGAGTTTTACTGCGAGTCGTGTGAGACGGCCATGTGCCTGGACTGCACAGAGGGGGAACACCGAGAGCATGTGACCGTTCCACTGCGGGATGTTCTAGAACAGCACAAAGCAGTGCTAAAGAACCAGCTAGATGCTATACGCAACAG GCTGCCCCAACTAACAGCGGCCATTGAGCTGGTGAATGAAATCTCTAAACAGCTGATAGAGAGGAAGAACGAAGCAGTCAATGAGATCAACATGACATTTGAGGAGCTCGAGAAGGCACTGCATCAACGCAAGGCTGCGCTCATCACCGACCTGGAGAACATTTGTAGCACCAAGCAGAAG GTGCTTCAGGCACAGTTATCCTCCCTTCTGCAGGGAAAAGAGCACATCCAGAGCAGCTGCAGTTTTACTGAGCAGGCCCTGAACCACGGCAGCGCCACTGAAGTCCTGCTGGTCCAAAAGCAGATGAGCGAGCGGGTGAGCGCACTCGCCTGCCACGACTTTCCTGAACGGCCACACGAAAACGCCCACTTGGACTGCCAGATAGAGACGGAGGGCTTGCGACGCTCCATCCAGAACCTGGGCGTGCTGCTGACGACGGGTGCCGTGGGACACACGAGTGTGGCAACGGGAGAAGGGCTCAGACATGCCCTGGTCGGTCAGCATGTGACCGTAACAGTTACCACTAAGGATAAGGACAGCGAGCTTGTGCGGACCGGTAATGCGGTCCTCCGAGCAGAGATAACAGGGCAGGACGGAGTGCGGGCGGCAGAGGTGGAGGTTGTGGACAATAAAAACGGAACGTATGAGGTAGGGTACACACTTAAGAGCGAAGGGGAGTACTCCTTCTCTTTGACGCTGTATGGACAGCCCGTGCGGGGCAGCCCGTTCAGACTGCGGGCGATAAAGCCGTCGGATGTACCCCAGTCTCCCGACGATGTGAAAAGGAGGGTTAAATCTCCTAGTGGAACAGGAGGACACATCAGGCAGAAAGCCGTACGGAGACCCTCCAGCATGTACAGCACCACCAAAAAGAAGGAAAACCCCATAGAGGATGAGCTGATTTACAGAGTGG GCTCTCGGGGGAGGGAGAAGGGAGAGTTCACTAATCTACAGGGCATCTCTGCTTCCACTAATGGGAGGGTCATTGTAGCAGACAGCAACAACCAGTGTATACAG GTGTTTACTAATGATGGCCAGTTCAAAGCACGTTTTGGGGTCAGAGGTCGTTCCCCAGGACAACTGCAGAGGCCGACAGGAGTGGCAGTCGACACAAATGGAGACATTATAGTAGCTGATTATGATAACAGATGGATCAGCATCTTTTCCCCTGATGGGAAATTCAAG AATAAGATCGGTGCTGGCCGTCTGATGGGACCCAAAGGAGTGGCTGTAGACAGGAACGGTCATATCATTGCAGTGGATAATAAAGCCTGCTGTGTGTTCATTTTTCAATCTAATGGCAAACTAGTGACCAAGTTTGGAGCCAGAGGCACTTCAGACAGACAGTTCGCAG AAAAAAGTGGTGCAAAGTTTGCACTGGAGCAAaagtttagtaaatctggccctgtGTTCA GTCCGCACTTTGTTGCTGTCAACAACAAGAATGAAATTGTGGTGACAGATTTTCATAACCACTCCGTCAAG GTCTACAGTGCAGATGGGGAGTTTTTGTTCAAATTTGGGTCCCATGGAGAGGGAAACGGCCAGTTTAATGCCCCCACAGGGGTCGCTGTTGATGTTAACGGCAACATCATCGTAGCAGACTGGGGCAACAGCAGAATACAG gtgTTTGACAGCGCAGGCTCATTTCTCTCTTACATCAACACAACTGCAGACCCTCTGTATGGGCCGCAGGGTCTCGCTTTAACCTCCGACGGCCATGTCGTAGTGGCCGATTCTGGTAACCACTGCTTCAAAGTCTATCGGTACCTGCAGTAA